In the genome of Primulina tabacum isolate GXHZ01 chromosome 13, ASM2559414v2, whole genome shotgun sequence, the window TTCATACTCACGCTTTTTTACATATTTCTTGCAGTATACACCTGCTATTGATATTTGGAGTATTGGATGCATCTTTGCTGAAGTCTCGACAGGAAAGCCATTGTTTCCTGGTAAAAGTGGTGTGCATCAGCTGGAATTGATTACTGATTTTCTTGGGACACCATCAGCAGATACAATTTCTGGAGTATGGGGTTTCACCCTCTTATTGtgatattttattctttgtatttttttcaaaacagGAAGCAACTATTTAGTCCTGGATGCAGGTACGCGATGAGAAGGCAAGGAAATATTTATCAGATGTGAAGAAAAAGTACCCAGTGCCTTTCACCAATAAGTTTCCAAATGCAGATCTTTGGCTCTCAAATTGTTGAAAAGGTTGTTAGCATTTGACCCAAAGGATCGCCCAAGTGCTGAAGAGGTAAATATTCCttgtaaatatatattttcattctATCACATTCTTGATGTTAAGAATAACGATGTTGCTTTAAGCATATCCTGAAGTGAGTTTGGTGTATGTGTTTATTAGGCATTGGCTGATCCATACTTCAGGGGACTCGCCAAAATTGAGAGGGAACCTTGTTGTCAGCCAATCTTAAAGATGGAATTTGAGTTTGAGAGACGACGAGTAACAAAAGAGGACATCAGGGAATTAATATTTCGGGAGATATTGGAGTACCACCCTCAGTTACTGAAGGACTACATGGCAGGAAATGGTGGCAAGAGTTTTCTCTATCCTAGGTATCTCATTCTCACTTGAACCTATTGAGGTGATACCTGTCTGGTTATTGACAAACAGCACTTTGTCATCTGTTCTCTGTTATATAGTGCTATTGGTCATTTCAAGAAGCAATTTGCATATCTCGaggaaaattttggaaaaagtggGCCTGTGATTCCTCCTGAGAAAAAGCACGATTCTCTTCCAAGGTGAGTTTTTAATCCGATGCTGCATCCGTTCCAGTACTTTTCTCCTAGTTGATGACAAAGATTGAGATAATTTTATCCTGAGCTGATGAAACAAAATAATATCGAAAGATGTTAATTATTCGTGAAATTTATGTGCATCATGTCGTATGAAGTCACTGCTGAAAATAGTTACAGGTTGAAGTTGGTAAAAAGGCCTATCTTTGAGCAGACAGctgttttttaaaaatcttttaTCCTGACTTGTCCCCTTTCTCCTTGTTATTCTTCACTCAAATGATTTATAGCATTTGCTCTATAAATTATTACTTCCCCGATCCATTTTCTCATGTTGTCTTGCCTGCCAGGGTAGGATTTTTTTAGTAGGTTTCAAGCTAGGAAACCAGGTTTCTGAAGTCCATTTATAAGTTTTTTGGTCATGCATGCATTTAAACCAGGTTTCTGAAGTCCGTTTATAAGTTTTTTGGTCATGCATGCATGAAAACCAGGTTTCTCAAGTCCATTTATAAGTTTTTTGGTCATGCATGTATTTGTCTGTAACTTAACAGTCTCTTGCCTTTTTCATTTCATGCAGATCTACTGTGACAAGCACAATTCCTCCCAGGCCACAGCCAGCCATGTCCGCATTTGACCATCGGAAAACTACCGGGGCTACGTCCGCAGGACTCAGGGTTCCAGATTCCGATTCTGGAAATATATCAAGCATTTTGCGACCACCACCACCACGAGTACCTAATGGTATTGACTCTTTTTTTTACCTTGCATTCTCCTCTTACTATTATATTGGTTTGTGAAATATTTGTATCGAAggctttttgaaaaaaaaaaactgaaaaaaaGGCCCCACGATCCTCTGACTAGTTATATGAATTGGAAATTAATTGTACtaaaacatgattttccttACAACAGCTCTGAAGTTTTACCCCCTAATGTAATCATTCCTATTACCTGCTTTGCGAAACTATTACTGTATTTGTCTGTTAGCCTCAAAATAATTACACAAATCGCCTTTTTGTCTTCTTTGTAGCCAACCAACCAAGAGTTATGGGGCCAGTTTTACCATATGAGAACGGCGGCCACGGGAATGACCACTATGGTGGAAGGGTCCTTCCTCAATCAATATCTCCTCATCACATTCTTAGGACTAGCTCTGAGAAGAATCAAGACAAGTGTACGATTGAAGCCGAGATGGAAGCATCCCAAGTCAAGCAGCGATATATGCCAGTTAAATTTGTAAATGGGATGCGCGTTGACATCAATTGTGCACAATCTCAAGAATACAATCCAGCTAGGTTGAAACCCGGGATGAACAATGAAATGAACAGCAACCCGTATCTCCAGCCACAAGCGAAAGTTGGCAACTTGATCAGTCAAATTCCTGTTGCGACGGATTTGTTAAAAGCCCAAACTCGGTTTGTTGCGAATGGAGCTGCTTCTCAACGAAAGATTGGTGTGGCTGTCGAGATTGGATTcacttagtttttttttttttttaaatgatctCGTAGTGAATGAGGAAGTCCTCATGAATGTACAGCATTTTTTAAGTCAATAACGCTGTTAGACTGTCGGATGGTGGTCGATGGTTAGTTTGATTCATCCATGATTGTCATGGCACGGGTGAGTTTGGTTTACATGTAGAAACTATTGTTTTATTGTCGATTTGTTAATAAGTTGAGCCTGATAGCCGAGTATTCTAAAAATTTGGTCAGCGCGATGAATCTACAATTGGTTTACTTGATATTCGATTTTGGCTTTGTACCAGGTGTTTAAGCAGTATATCACATTGGAATTAAGACTACAACTCATATATCGAACTCTTGAAAATAAGATGTCATCTTAGAAGTGATCCTCaaaatttgacaccaaaatcCATTGAAGATACAGACGATTATCATAGTTAAGTTGTGAAAATGTTAAATCCTCCACAGAAGTACATGGACTCTCGTAATCTGCTTCCACAACAATAATTCCAAGCAAAATCCACCAGCAGAACAATATCTGTCTTTACTCGCATAAGCTCTTCCAACGATCTGAAAATTCCATAAATCATGACTTGGATGTCATACGAAGGAGACAATAAGGTGAATCTACTAGACCGATTGAACAAACTTCTACCGAGAGATGAATCATAACGTGAGGTAAATTGAAATAAGTGATTTCACAGCAAATAGAACGTAGAGAAAAAAGCCCCAAAAAAATTCTGATCAGAACAGCAGAATGGATAGTATAAAACTAGCCTGGGCCAAGACCCTCAGTAGTTTAGTGGCACCTTGACTCTCGTAGGAGAGCAGGTCTCAGGTTTGACACATTAGAACTACCTACTTTCTtcgtgatatatatatatatatataaaataacaagTCAGCTGAGCACCTAAAGTTACAACTAAGTCACAGCCTCAAGCAGACTATCTCAAAGAAAAGCACtagcaaaaattttaaaaattccacAGCTAAGTCTAATAAATGATCATAAAAACAATCTGATTGTGAAATACCATCACTAGAATATATAGAAAAAACCTGTTACCACAATTTATTCATTAcatcaaaatacataatatgagaTCGGACTGAAACTAAGAGCCTTATGTACCCGAGAGCAAGATTTCTACAAGCTATGCCACCTTGCACACACATAAAATAAAGGTATAATATTCTCATATGGACTCaggatataaataatattttcgtCCATTGAGCGCTCTGCCCTCGATTGATAACTAACACAAAAACATATACCAAGGGCAACACTACCCTTGAACTCACAAAATTCCGCTAAAAATAGAAGAAATTTGAAGGAGCATTAGCCTGAGGCTCCGAGACAAAAAAAATTGCCCCTAAAATTTCTATGTTTAACAAGCATTTGTTGTCTAGAAAACTATACACAGTTTAGCTTAAGAAGAGCAAAAATTATGACCATCCAAGAAACTTAGGCAATGCTGCAATAATATAAATTCTTATTAACAATAGTTGAGCGAAACATACATCATGGCATAAACCAATTTATCTAGGGCCTTGAGCTCTCTGAGAATCATAGGGGACTTTAGCTCTCTGAGAATCATAGGGGCCTTGAGCTCGCTGAGCATCATAGGGAACCCAAGCACCAGGTCCAGTTCCATACTGGGGATAACCTTCTGTCCCAGTAGGTGCCTGAAACAGGACAAAGATAAGCTTTCTAGTATTTGCGTGAACGTAAAAACAACTGACCCCCGAAAAAATTTACAAGGCTTTGTTTTTGGTGCACATCATCTATCACAAAGGTGGAAAATATCCAAGAGTCCAGACTCCAGACTCTTCTTTGCATTGGAAATAAGGGAGAAAGAGAATGGATCAGCCCAGATAACATGTAAAGAACTTGCCTGATGCATTGAATTTGCGGGTACCATGCTATAGCTCCCAGAATAAGGATTTCCTGGATATCCCAATTCAGGATTACCGTAATTCACATTATAACTTACTCCTGCAGATTAAAATTCATAGTTCAAAACAACTTTAAGCCATTTTTCTTAATGTAAAATCACTTGAAAAAGGTAAATATCACTATATCAACCAAAAACAAACCGAGCACGTTGGTGAATGATAACGATTAAGCGTGATATGCATCATCTAAACATAGATGATGATATAACAGGAGATGGAGCTAAATGGTGTAAGAGGATCCATACATCGACCTCACTTATTGGCATAAAGGCTCGTTTTCTGTtgttgtacattttattttataattgaaCTTTGAAAACATTTGAACGAAATGAGTCATGAGAGATTATAAGATGATTTAAGCATGTAGTGATTggtaaaatatttcatatacGTAATGGCTTACTTTACATAAAGtttaaaaaatcttaaaataagtAGGCATgacttaatttttaaaaaagtatttaTAAGCTATTAgcaatttattttcaaattttatacgatcttttcttaaaaaaattagagACAGTTACAGATATCTTATAAGTTCCTAAAGATCTTACAACTTGTTAAAAGGAGCAACTAAACTCAACAAACGGCCTCTTATTCTTTCCAGAGATTTTACCTTCAAACAATGAACCAAAAACTGCAACTGAACAAGCCAATATAGCAGACTCCCACAAAAATGAGAACTACAAACGTGAAAGAAAGTAATTTCTTCATTGTTATGGAACAAGATTCAATTCACAATTAATAAAGGGAAAAGTATGATACATACAAAATATAAAGAATTATTCACCAATGGATCTCTCAATTTCTTTAAGAAAACCAATACCTGGATTCCCAACAGCAGCAGCATGCGCTCTTTTTTCTGCATTAGCCAACTCAGCTCGAAGTTTTTCCATCTCTCTTGCCATTGATATTAACTTACTCTCCATCACCTTACCATGCTCAAAGCTTTCTGCAAATGCTTTCTTCTCATGCTCGATTGCACCCCTGAGAGGACAACAACTTTACTAGCACGCACATATAAAAGTATAAGTACAAATATTGACACCATTTAAGTAAACCACACCTAGTTTGCTCCATTTCATGCCTCAAGCCTTCAATTTCGGCCTTGATGGCTGGAATCTTCTGCAAATCTGAGGCAACTCTAGACAAATCCTGAGTCATCATTTGGACCTGAGCGTTAAGATCTTGCCTAACAGCTGTTAACTCCTTCATATCCATATGCACTTGCATAAGCTCAGCCCTCATGGCGTTAACAGCATGAAGTTCACTTTCCATCTTAACAGATTTCTCATAAAATTCCCTCATCTGTAACTCATTCTCTGCATGCAGCGACCGAGCAAAATTATCATCACGCTGTAGTTCATACTGGGCAACCTCTAATTCCTGCCTAAGCGCTACATGCGTTGCAGCGAACCTTTGGTTATCAACTAGCAGAGCCTGGATTTCATCATGTTGAGCTGCCAACCTCTCCTTTATGAAGACAGGATGAGTTGGGGGCTGTCTGGGGCCTCCTCCCAAACTATAATGAGAATCCCTCATTTCTTCGAGCAGGGAACGATGTGGCACTCCTCCAAGGCCTCTTGAAAAAGGAGATTCTTGTAGTGGAGGCTGAGGCAGCCCAACATGTGCACCTCCTTTAGCTGGAAGGGGAGGTCCTCTATTTCTTGCCGACATTCTTGATGTATGCTGGGTTTAATCAGTTGAATAACTCAAATACCAAAATttcgacaaaaaaaaaaagaaagataatcCACTAATTCTTAAATGGAACTCACGAGGCATAGCTGTAAATAAGTAACTATATGCTAGAATATATGCATGTTTCTTAAAATGTTTGCAATTTGATCAACAACAATGCAGTGAAGCTGATCAAGAAACAGAAATTATTGAAAATGAACCCAAATTGATTCATGTCACAAGAACTTGATATCTTCTTCACCCGTAGTAACTGTTCAGAtcttgaaattgaattaaaaaataaatctaaCACCTACGAGTACCTATCTAAATCCCATAGTAGCATAGCAACCATTTAATACAGCtcgcaatatatatttaatttacaaaACTGGAGAGAAAGCACAAATGATGAAGTAATTCACATTTAATTTACAAAATTAGAGAGAAAGCAGACATattcaatttaaaaaattagagAGAAAATTCATATATCATCAACGAGCAAGAGATATACGATTCGCTGCTACGGCATTCGAACTGATGAAAAGGTAACAAACAAGCTTACACGTTCTGCTGTGTGGCAAAAGACTTCAGATGTAAATTCCCCTTAAttgaacaaaatacaaaatccaAGAACCCTAATTCAGGAATCAAAACTATGCTTACTAGTTTCGGGAATTTTGAGCTGAGTTTGTTCTTCTTCGCTAGATTCTGTGTTAcgtttattatttttcaaaaacagctatttctaattatttaatttatattgtaaaaaaaattattttaaaattaattttcaaccaaattaataatatatattatgaaaAAGGTATTCATTGACCTATTAGTATGTTTCTCATATAATTATATACACGATGATATATAACAAAATATGTATAaagttaatattaataattatcaaatgcATATTACGTTATCcgataacaaaaataaaataaaaatcgaaCACAATCATAGATATGAACAAATTATACCAATATATTTATAGTttactttaaattttattttattatcaatatAATACTTTCAATGATCACTTTTTTTAAGGTCAAAAactcataaaatcgtcaattacAAACTTAAACATCCAGGAAGGAAATTCACCATTCACTTAAATAAAAGATGAATTAGAGAACAAAGTAAAACAAACAATATGATGTACTACTTTATTAATCGATCTGCGTTCATTAATAATCTCATAAATCATAGGTGCTTTCATGTTCTTTATTATTTTTGCCATGCAGTCGTGCAGAATCCGATATAGCCAAGATACTCCTATTTGGTGGTGACTGCTTGCACCGTCAAAAGTGAATTTGATGCCACTTGAACATCTTgaaaacatttttcataaaaCAGTTTAATGTCTTCTCATATTGCCAGGAGTTCATCATGATATAGGTTTTTTTAGCATTCAGTAGTTTATTGACGTGTAGGATATGTTTATATATTTCGATATTTTAGTTACggatgatatatttatatatttcgaTGCTTTAGGGCGATTCAGACAGTAATTCAAAGGAGCGAATATTATAATATTGTAATGCTCAAGTGACTTAATAGATTATTGTTCGCGGAAAGATTTGAACgatggatttgaaattatgtttaTTTTGTATATACTTAAATCTATCATAATTACATTTATATtggattataaattatttattcgCGGATTTAAACTTCATATTAAGTAAACTTTTATTCTCACTGTGCATGGAACACTTGCATATTTTAACATGGGAATTAAGATTTTAAGgtttgattttgatatattgatttttaatttttgattattttagtTCAATTACATATGTTAGAAACTTGatcaaaataaatgaaaattaaaaatcagtgtatcaaatcaaactttaaaaacatgaggaaaaaactcaaaattagataagttaatgaataaaaaatcattttccacttaaaatttaacaaaaaataaatcatgggataaaatattttcccaaGGTTAAAAACATGTGGTAAAGATATAACTAAAGTAGAAAGATTAATCTACTGATTCTACTTTATATATTTTGAAGCATGACAAGAATACTATATATATGTAATGCACGTATATTATTTATGAATCAACAATCATCAAGTGTACTCGTTATTTTAATTGCTTCGAGATTTGAGAGggtaaatattatattataaactaaatatattttataatactGGGACAAAGGCAATAATCACGTGCCTTGGTCAAGAATTAAACaaacttaattaaaaatattaaactaaCTTCTAGAATTAAATGTATTTATTCggcatgaaataaatataatataatactaTGTTTTTAACTATACATACTTGTCAAGTGCTCGTTTGTTAATCAATTGTTTTTCCTCGAGATTATTAGGATACATTTTTCTAGTATATTATCATGGTGAAGAATTGGAGTTGTTATTTCATGACTAAATTGTATGGTTTATAAATTCTaataataatacataataatttaaatatatacgaaaatggggaaaaaaaaattgaactcaAATTCGAATAtatcttataattttttttcatatcaTAAATCCCAAATATCCAATGATTCATCGACATATGATTAGTCGGCAGTTTCCCGGTTATCTCAAGCCAGGAGCCTTCACGGCGATAAAATTATAATCACGCAATTTACATTTGACAAGAACTCATTTTAGTTTTTGAGCTCAATTTTTCATGTAACGAAATGGAGGACGCGTGTCTGTGCAGTATAAATAGAGAAGCACGATGCTGACTCTCCTAGTCTCCTCACTTACCtctctttctttcttgtttCATCGATTATTTGCCCTTCTCTCCAAATTccttcctcttttttttttttcattttccaaTTATTCTCGATCTTCATTTATATATTTGGAGCTGCATTGGTGGATCCCGATCCTGATAATTGAGGGAAAAAATGTGAGTTAATTCGAGGATCTCATTGTTTTTATGCTAGATCTGTGTGAATTTTTTGGATATGTGATTATTGATGGTATAATGTCATTGCTGCGGTCCATCCAGATCTGTACGTGGGCGTGTATGTATGTGTGATAACTGTGTGAATCTCTGTTACTGTTGCCGTTTGGTTTGTGTACGTGCGACGTAGTGTTTGTACGTGTAGGTTCGTGGAAGCTGAATAATGGGATTGATGGCAAAGCGCGTTCGCGCCgttttaattgaatttttaattttattattttggctGGTTAGATTATTTGCTGGAGCAATGTCGAtccatgaaatatttttgatttttatgcatgattttttttctcTGAAAATCTGTTTCACTCCTAATAATGTGGATTGTCCTAAGACTAATTTCCTGGCCAGGCCTTATGCTCGAGCATTGcctttctttttttcttctaaatgatTTTCTTGCTTGGTGTACATGTTCAATCGTGAGATCTTTTGTTTAATAATTCGATTCTAGAACAAGGTAGTTATGTTCGATTTGGGATTATCAGGAGATGatgttattaaaaataaatttgaaggCACGATATTGCTTAAGTAGTGAAGTACTGGTTCTCTCTTAAATTCTTGCCGTCCGTGTTTAAATGTGTAGTATATTCACTGGTAAAATCCAccataaaaaaggaaaatactTTTGCTTTATTTAACTGTTTCTTTAATTGTGTTGCGGAAATAAGCTGAATTTTTAGCTTTTAAGTTAATGATGATTGTTTCTTAAACAGAGCATCTGCTCCCTAGCAGATATCAAGCTACAATGTCGACATTCACGCCCAAGAATATCCTAATTACTGGGGCCGCTGGATTCATTGCATCTCATGTGGCCAATAGGCTTATCCGAAACTACCCCGAGTACAAGATCATTGTCCTCGACAAACTTGACTACTGTTCCAATCTCAAAAATCTTCTTCCCTCCAAATCATCTCCCAACTTCAAGTTTGTCAAGGGTGACATTGGGAGTGCCGACCTTGTCAACTACCTTCTCGTTGCCGAGAACATCGATACTATAATGCATTTTGCAGCCCAGACCCATGTTGATAATTCTTTTGGCAACAGTTTCGAGTTCACCAAAAACAACATTTATGGTACCCACGTTCTATTGGAGGCATGCAAAGTTACTAAACAGATCAGGAGGTTCATCCATGTTAGCACAGATGAGGTGTACGGGGAGACTGATGAAGATGCCGTTGTTGGAAATCACGAGGCCTCACAACTCCTGCCAACAAACCCATACTCAGCAACAAAAGCTGGGGCTGAAATGCTTGTTATGGCTTACGGTAGGTCTTACGGCTTGCCCGTGATTACCACTCGCGGGAACAACGTTTATGGTCCGAATCAGTTTCCAGAAAAGTTGATCCCAAAGTTTATACTTCTAGCCATGAAGGGTAAAACTCTCCCAATTCATGGTGATGGTTCAAATGTGCGAAGTTATCTTTACTGTGAGGATGTTGCCGAGGCATTTGAAGTCATTCTTCACAAAGGTGAAGTCGGTCATGTTTACAACATAGGAACTAAGAAGGAGAGAAGAGTCACTGATGTTGCCAGAGATGTATGCAATCTATTTGACATGGATCCGGACAAGAGTATTCAGTTTGTGGAAAATAGGCCATTTAATGATCAGAGATACTTCCTTGATGACCAGAAGCTGAAGAATTTGGGTTGGTTTGAAAGGACCACATGGGGAGATGGTTTAAAAAAGACCATTGAGTGGTACACTAGCAATCCTGATTGGTGGGGTGATGTGTCTGGTGCCCTCCTTCCTCATCCTAGAATGCTGATGATGACTGGTGGAATAGAAAGGCATTTCAGCGAAGCTGAGAATTACGAATCTGGAAAATCCGAGTTTGCTGAAAATTCTAACCAGGTGAATATGTTGGTGCCAGCTTCCAAAAGCAGCCCTTCACCACAAAAACCATCCCTCAAATTTTTGATCTATGGTAGGACGGGGTGGATTGGTGGGTTGCTTGGGAAATTGTGTGAAAAACAGGGTATTCCATACGAATATGGGAAAGGGCGTCTGCAGGATCGCACACAGCTTTTGGCAGACATCCTTGCTGTGAAGCCAACACATGTTTTTAATGCTGCTGGTGTAACTGGACGCCCCAATGTTGATTGGTGTGAGACTCACAAGACTGAAACAATCCGTACCAATGTTGCTGGTACTTTGAACTTGGCGGATTTATGCAGAGAGCATGGTCTACTGATGATGAATTTTGCCACAGGGTGTATATTTGAATACAATGATTCACACCCTGAAGGTTCTGGCATTGGGTTTAAGGAGGAAGACACCCCCAACTTCATTGGTTCCTTCTATTCAAAGACCAAGGCCATGGTACTTTTCTGCCTTCTCCCTTCGAATATTTTGTTCGAATTATGATGTGCATGTATTTATTAGTTAAATATTGACAAAAAGCAAGCAACGTGCATCAGTATGGCTACTAATCTTTTCCCTATGTATACTAATCAGGTGGAGGAGCTCTTGAAAGAATATGACAATGTCTGTACACTCAGAGTTCGGATGCCAATATCTGCAGACCTGAACAACTCACGCAATTTCATCACTAAGATTTCCCGCTACGATAAGGTCGTTAACATTCCCAACAGTATGACAATCTTGGATGAGCTTCTTCCGATTTCAATCGAAATGGCAAAACGAAACCTTAGAGGCATATGGAACTTCACAAATCCTGGCGTCGTAAGCCACAATGAAATTTTGGAGATGTACAAGAAATACATTGATCCTGAATTTAAGTGGACCAACTTCACACTggaagagcaagccaaggtcatAGTTGCTCCTAGAAGTAACAACGAGATGGATGCCTCCAAGTTGAAGAAAGAGTTTCCGGAGTTGTTGTCGATTAAGGAGTCGCTTATCAAGACCGTTTTTGAGCCGAACAGGAAAACTCCAGCTGAGTGAATTAATCTATTAACCCGTGGTCTGATTCCGGGATTTTGTTTTGTTGACGGCTTATCATTT includes:
- the LOC142522255 gene encoding LOW QUALITY PROTEIN: mitogen-activated protein kinase 15-like (The sequence of the model RefSeq protein was modified relative to this genomic sequence to represent the inferred CDS: inserted 1 base in 1 codon) codes for the protein MQQQDQKKKISKEIELFTEYGEANRYKILEIVGKGSYGVVCAAIDTHTGEKVAIKKITNIFEHISDAIRILREIKLLRLLRHPDIVEIKRIMLPPSRRDFRDIYVVFELMESDLHQVIKANDDLTHEHYRFFLYQMLRALKYMHTANVYHRDLKPKNILANANCKLKICDFGLARVAFNDTPTTIFWTDYIATRWYRAPELCGSFFSKYTPAIDIWSIGCIFAEVSTGKPLFPGKSGVHQLELITDFLGTPSADTISGVRDEKARKYLSDVKKKYPVPFTNKFPNADXLALKLLKRLLAFDPKDRPSAEEALADPYFRGLAKIEREPCCQPILKMEFEFERRRVTKEDIRELIFREILEYHPQLLKDYMAGNGGKSFLYPSAIGHFKKQFAYLEENFGKSGPVIPPEKKHDSLPRSTVTSTIPPRPQPAMSAFDHRKTTGATSAGLRVPDSDSGNISSILRPPPPRVPNANQPRVMGPVLPYENGGHGNDHYGGRVLPQSISPHHILRTSSEKNQDKCTIEAEMEASQVKQRYMPVKFVNGMRVDINCAQSQEYNPARLKPGMNNEMNSNPYLQPQAKVGNLISQIPVATDLLKAQTRFVANGAASQRKIGVAVEIGFT
- the LOC142522258 gene encoding protein FLX-like 1 isoform X2, yielding MSARNRGPPLPAKGGAHVGLPQPPLQESPFSRGLGGVPHRSLLEEMRDSHYSLGGGPRQPPTHPVFIKERLAAQHDEIQALLVDNQRFAATHVALRQELEVAQYELQRDDNFARSLHAENELQMREFYEKSVKMESELHAVNAMRAELMQVHMDMKELTAVRQDLNAQVQMMTQDLSRVASDLQKIPAIKAEIEGLRHEMEQTRGAIEHEKKAFAESFEHGKVMESKLISMAREMEKLRAELANAEKRAHAAAVGNPVLIFVGVCYIGLFSCSFWFIV
- the LOC142522254 gene encoding trifunctional UDP-glucose 4,6-dehydratase/UDP-4-keto-6-deoxy-D-glucose 3,5-epimerase/UDP-4-keto-L-rhamnose-reductase RHM1-like encodes the protein MSTFTPKNILITGAAGFIASHVANRLIRNYPEYKIIVLDKLDYCSNLKNLLPSKSSPNFKFVKGDIGSADLVNYLLVAENIDTIMHFAAQTHVDNSFGNSFEFTKNNIYGTHVLLEACKVTKQIRRFIHVSTDEVYGETDEDAVVGNHEASQLLPTNPYSATKAGAEMLVMAYGRSYGLPVITTRGNNVYGPNQFPEKLIPKFILLAMKGKTLPIHGDGSNVRSYLYCEDVAEAFEVILHKGEVGHVYNIGTKKERRVTDVARDVCNLFDMDPDKSIQFVENRPFNDQRYFLDDQKLKNLGWFERTTWGDGLKKTIEWYTSNPDWWGDVSGALLPHPRMLMMTGGIERHFSEAENYESGKSEFAENSNQVNMLVPASKSSPSPQKPSLKFLIYGRTGWIGGLLGKLCEKQGIPYEYGKGRLQDRTQLLADILAVKPTHVFNAAGVTGRPNVDWCETHKTETIRTNVAGTLNLADLCREHGLLMMNFATGCIFEYNDSHPEGSGIGFKEEDTPNFIGSFYSKTKAMVEELLKEYDNVCTLRVRMPISADLNNSRNFITKISRYDKVVNIPNSMTILDELLPISIEMAKRNLRGIWNFTNPGVVSHNEILEMYKKYIDPEFKWTNFTLEEQAKVIVAPRSNNEMDASKLKKEFPELLSIKESLIKTVFEPNRKTPAE
- the LOC142522258 gene encoding protein FLX-like 1 isoform X1, producing the protein MSARNRGPPLPAKGGAHVGLPQPPLQESPFSRGLGGVPHRSLLEEMRDSHYSLGGGPRQPPTHPVFIKERLAAQHDEIQALLVDNQRFAATHVALRQELEVAQYELQRDDNFARSLHAENELQMREFYEKSVKMESELHAVNAMRAELMQVHMDMKELTAVRQDLNAQVQMMTQDLSRVASDLQKIPAIKAEIEGLRHEMEQTRGAIEHEKKAFAESFEHGKVMESKLISMAREMEKLRAELANAEKRAHAAAVGNPGVSYNVNYGNPELGYPGNPYSGSYSMVPANSMHQAPTGTEGYPQYGTGPGAWVPYDAQRAQGPYDSQRAKVPYDSQRAQGPR